The sequence GGCCAGAGACTCACTTTTAATCCCTTGTAATATGCTTCTACGGAAAGGAATTGAGGAACTATTTTACGCGCTTCCATCAGGTCCCAGATATAGTTGGCAACACTATAACCTCCAGTCTGCAGAAAAGAGCACAAAAGATTTGTAGCAAGACAATCGAAACTAATACAAAATGCATAGACCCAGGACAGGTGAAGAATTCTCTCAATTCTTTATAGCAATAGAGCAACTAGAGATAACTCTTTTAAGTTGCCCACCTCGTCACCAGCAGCTTGAAGGAGAAGATCACTCCCCATTTTTGGACTTAAGAAAAAGCTCCGGGAATTCATATTCACCTGCATTGGAACATGAAAAccttaaaatgattttgactAAGGCCGTGATTTGAAATATCAAAAACTTGATTTAAGAATTAGAAGCTGCAATAGACCAACCATACCAGTGTTTCTTCGGCAATTTTCATTCCCTTGGGAGTATATCCAATCATGGCTCCCTCCACAAGCATCTACAGAAACATAGTTCAGCGTAAATTAGGGTATGCATCTGAATGATAAAAAGACTAATAACAcattaagtgaaaaaaaatatcattttgttcGGCAAAGATGCTAAAACAAAGCATCAGGATACAATACGTTATAATAAGAAAAGATTACGAACAAACTACTAGCCAGCCACATATTTCAACGTTACATATTTATTAAATAGGACAAACTGAACCAATTATTCTTGTTCCTGGCACAATTATGTTTTGGattttaaacaaaaacataagaaaAACTGATAAAAATGGTTTCTACATAAGCTAGTCAACGAAGCAATAAAGTGATAATTCAGAAATCAGATTCTCTTAAACCAAGAACATTATTCTCACTTTTGAGTTTTGTCTACAACACAAAATCAAAGGACCAGTGTCCATATATGAAAAGAAAGTGATGTTTCATGACAAAAGAATTGTGTTTGTTGCCTAACTCACCGTATATAGTTCTACAACAGGAGGCTTTCCTGACTTCATATAGTCTTCAAAAGTTTGAACACCACGGTCAATGTCCCCTAAGTGTAGATAACacctgaataaaaaaaaaaatagcagtgAGGACAAACGGACACAACAGAATGAATTGAGGTTATATTAACCCACAAGTAAGACAATACATGTAGtgcatttaataaaattttgtaataaaaGGTTACTTACCTCATTATTTGCAACACAATAAACAGATCGGGACTTTTTCCTTCCTTCGCTAGCATCTCCTGAAGAGCTTCCATCACCTAGCATAATGTGAGAAGTGAAGACATAAGAATCAAATTTTTATGGCAAAGGGAAAAGAGAAGGGAATCTTACCAGGCAACTTAATTTATGGTGGTATTGTTCAAACCATACAGCATTTCTTCGTAGTTTGATTTATAACATAATGAAAGAAAAAACTAAATAATGCTAGGGAGTACGAATCACGAGAGCCTCTCATGGTCATAAAACTTATGAACCATGTAGTCCCACATCCATGCATAGAGCGGTATATTGTTAGGTAGATATGGATATTGCCCAATAACAAAAGATTGAAAGTACAATATCAACAAACCAAGAAAAAGAACCTGCAAGCAAACAAGATACAATGGTTTCTTTAGTGGTGTGGAGATAAGATAATAGATATGTGAGACATTACCTCTACATTCCTGAGGTCTGCACAAGCATGGAACGCAGCATGATACACGGTTAGTTGCCTATTCAGAAACCCACCCCTATGAGAATATTCAGCAGTTGGCATATTATACAACTCTTCTTCCGTCACACCCATCATCACATTTTCAGCAGTCATACTTGATCCTTCAACCGATGACCACTCTTTTGATCGCTCAACAAACTCTATAATCTTTAGTGCAAATGGAGAATATAAGAGCTTTGaacagaaacaaaataaaagcttACTCAAACCAGAGGAGAAAACGATTAAATAATTACTTTGGTGCCGAAATCATCTGGTAAAAGGGTTTTGTTCCTAAGTGCAGTTACAAGTCCAGCGTAGCAGAACCTGTTTAGCCCAAGACCAGCAGCAGTCATGTCACGGACAATTGCATACCTGCATCAACAATGCAATGCAGAATTAACTGCATGAGGCACAAAATCAACATTTGGAATAACGAAACAAGCACGGAAAACCAGAGCATAAAAGAAGAAACATACACTCGATCTAATCGGCCAGTAGCTGCGCACGCATTGAGCAGACACATGTAGGTCTGTACCTTGGGTGACACTTCATAGTTCTTCATGTCTTCCAAAATCTATTGAAATAGATCACATCAAGACATAGTGACATACCCACATTCCCTTGTTAATGATCAGACAGGGCTATAAACAGCAAAAAACCTAGAGTACATCACTTTACGGCATACATTTGCTATATTTAACGGCCAAATGTTCGGTGAACAATCCAACAGAATTTAGCCAGTATCCGCTTAAAATGCAATGTATACTATGCATCGATGTACATTGTGCAATATAGAAGGAATCTTACAAGTGGCAGTAAAAACCCGCACCTGAATCGCTTGATCAGAGTGCTTGCACTTCCCACACAATGTGATCAATATGTTGTACATATTAACCTACAACAACGCAATCGAATCAACATCCACACACACACGCGCGCGCGCGCACATTTTCCGAAATAACGACACAAAAATGCCGATACAAATTTAAACAAATGACATACATCAGGGGCCAAGCCCATGGATTTCATCTGGTCAGCGAAGAAGAAAGCGTCCTGCAAGCTCGAGCCTTTGAGGGTGCCCAGTATGAGCGACCGGAAGCTGTCCTGGTCAGGCTGGACGCCGTCGAGCATCATATCCTCATACGCATCCCTCAGCAGGAAATGCTTCCTCTGAGCAGTGAGGGAATTGAACACGCTGTTGTACTCCGACACGTTGTTGGCATAGTTCCTCTTCGCGTATTCCTCCGTCGTCACCGCCGCCGCAAAGTACCGCCGTCCCAGAGCTCGCAGCGCAGGCCGACACTGAGCTGCAGCGGCATGATTCAGTATTAACATTTTGTTTCCAAAACTTCAAAAAATTAATGGAAAATCAGAGCTCTGAAGCTTTGGATTACCAGCAATGGATTGGAGGATTCTCATGGTTTTTGCTCTGATGCTGACTCGCTGTGCGACTCAGTGATTGAGAGTGGCGAGTTTATCTGTTTCTAAACCCCCAAACCCTCTTTCCTTTCTGCGTTTCCTTCGTTTTTCCCTGCGTTTCCCTCGTTCGCTGGCTCGAACAGATAAAACGCAACGTTTTCATGCGATTTTACCATGTGTTGGCTTTTTATGGACTACATTTAAATGGGCCCATGTATTAAAGCCTGTGATATTGTCGTGGTCTATGAAGCCCAAACACTGATCTCAAGAGGCCCGTTTAGTGGCTGAGGACCCCACAAGATTAGGGTTTGATTCGGTTTAGAGCTTCGTCGGTATAATGATTTGACCAAACACTGACCACTTAGTTTGCATACCGAGACTTTCAATTCGAATCGGATGTGTAAACCGAACCATTAGTTTATTTTGATctacatttatttttttgggcaCAAATCTTTAGTCCACTCGAGTTGAGTTCTTCTTTGATCCTCACTGTTCGGAGCTTAGGAACCAGGAAATTCgaatgattcaagagaaagagATTAGGGTATTTAAGTCtggtttggtaaacatttagcttcagttttttttcacagttttttgtgaaaaaaaaaaaaccaaaaacaaaaaactgcaaaacccagctttgaaaaaccggcttttttcacatctgttttacataaaagtttaccaaacactataatactgctttttttttcaaaagcacttttacaaaaaaatttaccaaatactctgctactttatttcacagctgtttattctcacagcacagcagaatcagttttttttcaaagcacagcaataccaaaacAGCCCTTAGTTTGTATGAGGTAGGCGAGTGAAATGAGCTAACAAAGATAGTCGGATTCAATTTGAGTGTTTCTGAATTTTCTGATTCTTAGACTCTAGACAATAAAATCCAAAGAGAATTTCAACTCAGTCCACTCCTATTGATTCCATTGCTTCTATATAAAGAAACTTGTAATTAGGTCACTTCATGTTAAAACATTGTCCAAATTAAATCTACTCTGAGTATGTTAACTCACTAAACATATGGTGtaattttgacaaaaacaaTTGTTAGTAATACGAGATTCGAACTTGATGCAAATGAACGAATATACTCTACGGACCAAATAACTCAGCAAATCtctaaataatataaaacatatctAATTAGTCATGTCATATCTCAGCCAAAGCTATGATCTTAGTCTTGATATTGCACAATTAACTGATGTGAGATTATGGTAGAATTGTTTCGTTTTTGGAGATTTGACACGTTTAATTATGAATTGATGGATGAAGTTGAACATCGTCATTATAGTTggatatcagagtgcgcaacaaataagactaacaaaatagaaatattattaaacaaacgagaatgccgaaacggctacaaaaccctaagagactacattgtgaatgacttaattctcaaactaaattacaagctctatttatagagcaataaacctaagaaaccctaatgcataaatgccaaaaataccctactacaaaatcaaatcaaatctctaattaatttcctaaataaacctaataaattccaacacctCCCTTCAAACTCATGGCTCAACACGACATGGGTTTGCCAaagtagatgtggatgcaagactTCAAATTCTAGTGCCAATGTCAATaccgatgccgatgccaatgtcaataccgatgccgatgccgatgccaatgTCAATACCAATGTCAATGCCAATGCTGATACCGATGCCAATATCAATACCAATACCAATgccaatgccgatgccgatgccgacTACCATGCCCAATGCAAGAATACACGGGCCACAAAACaaccatatttttttcttttttttcttccttcttcattttcgtggtttttttttttgtttccttcttttctccttcgtcccctttttttattgggaactttaacgaaaaacacccggtactgttcactttaacgaaaaaccacatttttacactaaaaagtcaatcctggtactattcactttaccctttattttgtccttatcattaaaactcaaagttttcaagctcttttcattagttttcctttttttatttgctgGGGAATCTTCTCCTCTACaagcaaaactttttttttcattcatttttcttttccttgcaaacaatcaataccaactaacaaatctaAAACGAACGACGACAAAGGcaaacaaattgataccaacGAGAATGGATTGAACCCTAAGGATCgaacccgctctgataccaagttgaatatcagaatgCGCAacaaacaagactaacaaaatagaaatATTGTTAAACAAAtgagaatgccggaacggctacaaaaccctaagagactacattgtgaatgacttaattctcaaactaaattacaagctctatttatagagcaataaacaTAAGAAATCCTAAtgcgtaaatgccaaaaataccctactacaaaatcaaatcaaatctctaattaatttcctaaataaacctaataaattccaacaatTACTAATAACCCTACACTGATAAGTGATAGCAAATcataatatttatatgtaaCTTGCAACTCCCAGCTGCCAACTCCCTTCCATATTTATTTGCGTTTGGTGCAAAGTACACGACCAGATATTTCCATTCATTTAATTGAGTTGTTGGTTGTGATTAAGTCCCAATTGCAAATTGCAACGTGCCAATGTCCCATTTTGTCCGTGTCGGCGATACACCAAATGTCATAATATTagtggttaaatttttttttaaatatctaaCAATTTGTATTATGACAATTGGTACGGCCCAAATTTTTTATGTAATAATCATTATATTTATTGTTAATAATTAGTTTATGGAAAATTTATGAGTTGGGTGTGGTGACTGGGGAAAGTAAGGCCAAAGTGATCAGAAGCGATGTTATAAATTTCTTGGGCAACATTTAAACTTAAATAAGCATAAATGATCGATCACTCTTTAATTTACTAGTGCACTGTCTTAATTAACTAGCATAACTTAAATTTACATAATAcataagaatttgattatattaTTATGTGCTTATGAGCattacaaataaaacacaagcGATATTTGTGACAAAAAAAAGCTAGAAAACTCGTTAACATTCAAAATAAAGCCCATCATGAGGATATGCAGGTGGTGCCATTATCGGTCCTGAAAGGATGCGGTCTCATCGCCCGGCCTTGAGGGGGTGTAGGTGGTGCCGTCGTCGGCCTTGAGGGGCGTATGACCGAATGGATTAAGCAATGTTTTTGCTTGGGAGGGCATAGGGTTTGCTGAACTGAAGGGAATGCTGAGTAGTAGTGCCCTTCTTGTGAAGGGCCTTCAACGAGGAAGGGCTGACCTGCACGAACAAATAGTTGCCAGCAAAGAGATCACCAAAGTGCGACTGCCCTTCCTTGAACCTCCTCACCACCTTTTCACACAGAGCAGAAATCACCCTCACCTTCCTCCTCAAGGACAACAACCTCCTCAGGCTCGGAACTCTGAGCTTGAACGATCTCCTACGAATGTGAACCCTTCTGAACGGTCTAAACCTGCACCAACTGGTAGTAGAATTGTTTGTCCTTGATCTCACCACCACTCTGTTTGTCTCGAAATCGAACTCGTCGTCATCGAGATCTTCTTCGTGTGTGAGTCTTCGGTAAGCAGGGAgcttggaggaagaagaagatgaggtcATTGGAGATaacttcaaaatgttgtttggaGTTGGATGGGAATTGTGAGGGATATGAGATAATGGTGTTTGGGTTGAGTtgttgggttttattttctttgggtTAGGGTTTGGACAATAATGTGATAGGGGAAATATGTGGTTCGAGGAAGTTTCATTCAATGAGACAAACAAGGTGGGTCAGTTATTTTCTTGTAGCAAACAAGCAAAGCAGATGAGGTGGTGAGGTGAAGTTAATGCTTTAGCCAATATCAACTGTTTTATGTACTTGGCCTAACAAACAAGTTGTGTTTATCATGTTCATGTATTATGCTATATATATTATCTTAATAAGTCATATCGTATCATGTCATATTTATTATCTTAATTGTTTCTTAACAGGTGCTCTGATAGTAACTTGATTTGTTAATGGGTCATGCCGTTTCATATTGAGTTAATGGGTCATGTAAGAAATTATTATGCCTAATGTATAGATCTAGAAAGCGATATATTATCAGATTCTTAATGATGACCCAATAACGATCTAACTCGTTAATGGACAACCCGATAATGAATTGACTCGTTAACAGGTTGATGCAAAACCTGTTATTTTCATGTAGTTCATGTCAGGTTAACAAGTCGTGCATGAAATTGACAGACTAGCATTATCACACTGGAATATAGAGTTTAGTTGAAGATACGTACTGTTACTAATTTGCTTTCAAATTATAACATATGTTAAGTATAACAAAATTTCCTTT is a genomic window of Malus domestica chromosome 09, GDT2T_hap1 containing:
- the LOC103442191 gene encoding pentatricopeptide repeat-containing protein At4g35850, mitochondrial-like isoform X4 produces the protein MRILQSIAAQCRPALRALGRRYFAAAVTTEEYAKRNYANNVSEYNSVFNSLTAQRKHFLLRDAYEDMMLDGVQPDQDSFRSLILGTLKGSSLQDAFFFADQMKSMGLAPDVNMYNILITLCGKCKHSDQAIQILEDMKNYEVSPKVQTYMCLLNACAATGRLDRVYAIVRDMTAAGLGLNRFCYAGLVTALRNKTLLPDDFGTKIIEFVERSKEWSSVEGSSMTAENVMMGVTEEELYNMPTAEYSHRGGFLNRQLTVYHAAFHACADLRNVEVMEALQEMLAKEGKSPDLFIVLQIMRCYLHLGDIDRGVQTFEDYMKSGKPPVVELYTMLVEGAMIGYTPKGMKIAEETLVNMNSRSFFLSPKMGSDLLLQAAGDETGGYSVANYIWDLMEARKIVPQFLSVEAYYKGLKKREIPEDDPRLQHVTRTYNDLRARRGPGRAIR
- the LOC103442191 gene encoding pentatricopeptide repeat-containing protein At4g35850, mitochondrial-like isoform X2; its protein translation is MLILNHAAAAQCRPALRALGRRYFAAAVTTEEYAKRNYANNVSEYNSVFNSLTAQRKHFLLRDAYEDMMLDGVQPDQDSFRSLILGTLKGSSLQDAFFFADQMKSMGLAPDVNMYNILITLCGKCKHSDQAIQILEDMKNYEVSPKVQTYMCLLNACAATGRLDRVYAIVRDMTAAGLGLNRFCYAGLVTALRNKTLLPDDFGTKIIEFVERSKEWSSVEGSSMTAENVMMGVTEEELYNMPTAEYSHRGGFLNRQLTVYHAAFHACADLRNVEVMEALQEMLAKEGKSPDLFIVLQIMRCYLHLGDIDRGVQTFEDYMKSGKPPVVELYTMLVEGAMIGYTPKGMKIAEETLVNMNSRSFFLSPKMGSDLLLQAAGDETGGYSVANYIWDLMEARKIVPQFLSVEAYYKGLKKREIPEDDPRLQHVTRTYNDLRARRGPGRAIR
- the LOC103442191 gene encoding pentatricopeptide repeat-containing protein At4g35850, mitochondrial-like isoform X3, which gives rise to MRILQSIAAQCRPALRALGRRYFAAAVTTEEYAKRNYANNVSEYNSVFNSLTAQRKHFLLRDAYEDMMLDGVQPDQDSFRSLILGTLKGSSLQDAFFFADQMKSMGLAPDVNMYNILITLCGKCKHSDQAIQILEDMKNYEVSPKVQTYMCLLNACAATGRLDRVYAIVRDMTAAGLGLNRFCYAGLVTALRNKTLLPDDFGTKIIEFVERSKEWSSVEGSSMTAENVMMGVTEEELYNMPTAEYSHRGGFLNRQLTVYHAAFHACADLRNVEVMEALQEMLAKEGKSPDLFIVLQIMRCYLHLGDIDRGVQTFEDYMKSGKPPVVELYTMLVEGAMIGYTPKGMKIAEETLVNMNSRSFFLSPKMGSDLLLQAAGDETGGYSVANYIWDLMEARKIVPQFLSVEAYYKGLKKREIPEDDPRLQHVTWTYNDLRARRGPGRAIR
- the LOC103442191 gene encoding pentatricopeptide repeat-containing protein At4g35850, mitochondrial-like isoform X1 — encoded protein: MLILNHAAAAQCRPALRALGRRYFAAAVTTEEYAKRNYANNVSEYNSVFNSLTAQRKHFLLRDAYEDMMLDGVQPDQDSFRSLILGTLKGSSLQDAFFFADQMKSMGLAPDVNMYNILITLCGKCKHSDQAIQILEDMKNYEVSPKVQTYMCLLNACAATGRLDRVYAIVRDMTAAGLGLNRFCYAGLVTALRNKTLLPDDFGTKIIEFVERSKEWSSVEGSSMTAENVMMGVTEEELYNMPTAEYSHRGGFLNRQLTVYHAAFHACADLRNVEVMEALQEMLAKEGKSPDLFIVLQIMRCYLHLGDIDRGVQTFEDYMKSGKPPVVELYTMLVEGAMIGYTPKGMKIAEETLVNMNSRSFFLSPKMGSDLLLQAAGDETGGYSVANYIWDLMEARKIVPQFLSVEAYYKGLKKREIPEDDPRLQHVTWTYNDLRARRGPGRAIR
- the LOC103421598 gene encoding uncharacterized protein → MTSSSSSSKLPAYRRLTHEEDLDDDEFDFETNRVVVRSRTNNSTTSWCRFRPFRRVHIRRRSFKLRVPSLRRLLSLRRKVRVISALCEKVVRRFKEGQSHFGDLFAGNYLFVQVSPSSLKALHKKGTTTQHSLQFSKPYALPSKNIA